The proteins below are encoded in one region of Streptomyces roseirectus:
- the lanKC gene encoding class III lanthionine synthetase LanKC, whose translation MDAYRRVLFLAPGTPFFDRVAEGDDDDFRAETPDDWTSHTGPEWTMLTPHGYRLPLQGWKIHVSATAENASRVLARAARWLVDQRMAFKFIRGQQVLQRRNGKYGDRGASGKFITVYPEDETRLALALEELGDLLDGEQGPYILSDLRWRSGPLYVRYGGFVARTMKSAKGETVPCVEDPEGRLVPDVRGPSFRPPEWVSIPACLTEAVEARGAGTLDDFPYRAEQALHFSNGGGVYRATDLRTGTPVLLREARPFAGVDTHGEDAVARLLRERDCLRRLAGLPWVPELVEARVGYEHHFLVREFVAGETLAVRTTRDNPASPGADPARTAAYTRWAVSVLDQIEQGVRAMHERGVVFGDLHPGNVMVRPDDTIAFIDLETASTDPSARQIHAAPGFAAPPTHRGPAIDRYALGCLRLALFTPLTNLLTWDEGKLDQLIGLVEERYPVPGDYGARVRADLGAGAEAGLEGVGGSRGVGESGAVGEGAGESAAVGGGLVPGGVGASASVPGSGAVDEGAGEAGAVSGGVGVALASGEPRTPDPGPVGRRVLADSGPAVTVRRSSLSAPDPVAVGRGILATATPHREDRLFPGDTAQFILREGGTCLAYGAAGVLWALGETGTEIPAAHVDWLEESARRVTDPSPGLYTGTSGVACVLQNLGRTDAAAELLKAASAVDPGNDTLLDGRAGLGLAHLHMAGATGDDDALKQATLLAERLTENASSPTRRGEAGLLRGRSGWALLLLRLHARTPDTALLDTARDLLDADLRALGWTDDGWADGAVGTRPTFAAGSGGTALVLREYLDRRPEPGFALACDTVLRTALDCVPHTGGLFHGFAGVLLTATRLAGPAHAAELARLATTAGLYQVVHEGRPAFLGLENVRLTTDLATGAAGVLLAGHAAAGELAFL comes from the coding sequence ATGGACGCTTATCGGCGTGTGCTGTTCCTGGCGCCGGGCACACCCTTCTTCGACCGCGTCGCCGAGGGCGATGACGACGACTTCCGTGCCGAGACACCGGACGACTGGACGTCCCACACCGGGCCCGAGTGGACCATGCTCACCCCGCACGGGTACCGACTGCCGCTCCAGGGCTGGAAGATCCACGTGTCGGCGACGGCGGAGAACGCCTCCCGCGTCCTCGCCCGAGCCGCGCGGTGGCTGGTCGACCAGCGCATGGCGTTCAAGTTCATCCGCGGCCAGCAGGTCCTTCAGCGCCGCAACGGCAAGTACGGCGACCGGGGGGCCAGCGGCAAGTTCATCACCGTCTACCCCGAGGACGAGACCCGCCTCGCCCTCGCGCTGGAAGAGCTGGGCGACCTCCTCGACGGCGAGCAGGGCCCCTACATCCTCAGCGACCTGCGCTGGCGGTCCGGCCCGCTCTACGTGCGCTACGGCGGGTTCGTCGCGCGCACGATGAAGTCCGCGAAGGGGGAGACGGTGCCCTGCGTCGAGGACCCCGAGGGCCGGCTCGTGCCCGACGTGCGCGGGCCGTCGTTCCGGCCGCCGGAGTGGGTGAGCATCCCCGCCTGCCTGACCGAGGCCGTCGAGGCGCGCGGCGCGGGCACCCTGGACGACTTCCCCTACCGCGCCGAACAGGCCCTCCACTTCTCCAACGGCGGCGGCGTCTACCGCGCGACCGACCTGCGCACCGGGACGCCGGTCCTGCTGCGCGAGGCCCGGCCCTTCGCCGGGGTCGACACCCACGGGGAGGACGCGGTCGCACGGCTCCTGCGGGAGCGGGACTGTCTGCGCCGGCTCGCCGGGCTGCCCTGGGTGCCGGAACTCGTCGAGGCCCGCGTCGGGTACGAACACCACTTCCTCGTCCGGGAGTTCGTCGCGGGCGAGACCCTGGCCGTCCGCACCACCCGGGACAACCCGGCCTCGCCGGGCGCCGATCCGGCGCGGACCGCCGCGTACACCCGGTGGGCGGTCTCCGTGCTCGACCAGATCGAGCAGGGGGTGCGGGCCATGCACGAACGCGGGGTCGTCTTCGGTGACCTCCACCCCGGGAACGTCATGGTCCGGCCGGACGACACGATCGCGTTCATCGATCTGGAGACGGCCTCCACGGATCCCTCCGCTCGGCAGATCCATGCGGCGCCCGGTTTCGCCGCGCCGCCCACGCATCGGGGGCCCGCCATCGACCGGTACGCCCTCGGCTGCCTGCGGCTCGCCCTCTTCACGCCGCTGACGAATCTTCTGACGTGGGACGAGGGGAAGTTGGACCAGTTGATCGGGTTGGTGGAGGAGCGGTATCCGGTGCCGGGGGATTATGGGGCGCGGGTTCGGGCGGATCTGGGGGCGGGGGCCGAGGCCGGGCTGGAGGGGGTCGGCGGGAGCCGGGGGGTCGGTGAGTCGGGTGCTGTGGGCGAGGGTGCTGGCGAGTCGGCTGCTGTTGGCGGGGGGCTCGTGCCGGGTGGGGTGGGTGCTTCTGCGTCCGTGCCGGGGTCGGGTGCCGTGGACGAGGGTGCCGGCGAGGCGGGTGCCGTGAGCGGGGGCGTTGGTGTGGCTCTCGCCTCCGGCGAGCCGCGCACCCCGGACCCCGGCCCCGTCGGCCGGCGGGTTCTCGCGGACTCCGGCCCCGCCGTCACCGTCCGCCGCAGCAGCCTCTCCGCCCCCGACCCCGTCGCCGTCGGCCGAGGCATCCTCGCCACGGCCACGCCCCACCGTGAGGACCGGCTCTTCCCCGGGGACACGGCTCAGTTCATCCTGCGGGAGGGCGGGACGTGTCTCGCGTACGGGGCCGCCGGGGTGCTGTGGGCGCTCGGGGAGACGGGGACGGAGATCCCGGCGGCGCACGTCGACTGGCTGGAGGAGTCCGCGCGCCGGGTCACCGACCCGTCGCCGGGGCTCTACACCGGCACGTCGGGTGTCGCGTGCGTCCTCCAGAACCTCGGCCGGACGGACGCGGCGGCGGAGCTGCTGAAGGCGGCGTCGGCGGTGGACCCCGGGAACGACACCCTGCTGGACGGCCGCGCCGGGCTGGGCCTCGCCCACCTGCACATGGCCGGCGCCACCGGCGACGACGACGCCCTGAAGCAGGCCACGCTCCTCGCGGAACGGCTGACCGAGAACGCGTCCAGCCCGACCCGCCGGGGCGAGGCCGGTCTGCTGCGCGGCAGATCCGGCTGGGCCCTGCTCCTGCTGCGCCTGCACGCCCGCACCCCCGACACCGCCCTGCTCGACACGGCCCGCGACCTGCTCGACGCCGACCTGCGCGCCCTCGGCTGGACGGACGACGGCTGGGCGGACGGCGCCGTCGGCACGCGCCCCACCTTCGCGGCGGGCAGCGGCGGCACGGCCCTGGTCCTCAGGGAGTACCTGGACCGGCGTCCCGAACCGGGCTTCGCGCTGGCCTGCGACACCGTCCTGCGGACGGCCCTGGACTGCGTCCCCCACACCGGCGGGCTCTTCCACGGCTTCGCCGGCGTGCTCCTGACGGCGACCCGCCTGGCGGGCCCGGCCCACGCCGCCGAACTCGCCCGCCTCGCCACGACGGCCGGCCTCTACCAGGTCGTCCACGAGGGCCGGCCCGCGTTCCTCGGCCTGGAGAACGTCCGCCTGACGACGGACCTCGCGACCGGGGCGGCGGGAGTCCTGCTCGCGGGGCACGCGGCCGCGGGGGAGCTGGCGTTCCTGTGA
- a CDS encoding glycosyltransferase — translation MKHASVSGVSVICPAYNRSREITATIDSVRAQTHQDWELLVVSDGSDDDTDDWVRRAAREDPRVRLHRVARSGHPSGPRNAGLALARGEFIAYLDHDDVWRPDHLRVLLGLLRADADLAATGCTYHDADGAQAVEFAPLSAFWHPELQVLGPMFEPSRVGHRRGVVEAVGGWRGGAGLEDWDLWLRIADAGHTFRTAVAPTADLLMDGGTRRNRMPRPHRLPLAVLDDARAAHALLGELRSGRYDDAFRAAVLADMRDWYRRMSDSGELVRPLDWDGDLDTEIERVVSGEVKLFEELVLVPERGRYAVARNLLCSRTEHAHRAARLVPVVQPRVVGLVRELAEAGVSVR, via the coding sequence GTGAAGCACGCTTCTGTGAGCGGCGTCTCCGTGATCTGCCCGGCCTACAACAGGTCCCGCGAGATCACCGCCACCATCGACTCCGTCCGCGCCCAGACCCACCAGGACTGGGAACTCCTCGTCGTCTCGGACGGCAGCGACGACGACACCGACGACTGGGTGCGCCGGGCCGCCCGCGAGGACCCCCGCGTCCGTCTCCACCGCGTCGCGCGCAGCGGCCACCCCAGCGGCCCCCGCAACGCCGGACTCGCCCTCGCGCGCGGCGAGTTCATCGCCTACCTGGACCACGACGACGTCTGGCGCCCCGACCACCTCCGCGTCCTGCTCGGCCTGCTCCGGGCGGACGCGGACCTCGCGGCGACGGGCTGTACCTACCACGACGCGGACGGCGCGCAGGCCGTCGAGTTCGCGCCCCTCTCGGCCTTCTGGCACCCCGAACTCCAGGTGCTGGGGCCGATGTTCGAGCCGTCACGGGTGGGCCACCGCCGGGGTGTCGTGGAGGCCGTCGGCGGCTGGCGCGGCGGGGCGGGCCTGGAGGACTGGGACCTGTGGCTGCGGATCGCCGACGCGGGCCACACGTTCCGCACGGCCGTCGCCCCGACCGCGGACCTCCTGATGGACGGCGGCACCCGCAGGAACCGGATGCCGCGCCCCCACCGGCTGCCCCTGGCCGTCCTCGACGACGCGCGCGCCGCCCACGCGCTGCTGGGCGAACTCCGCTCCGGCCGTTACGACGACGCGTTCCGCGCGGCCGTCCTCGCGGACATGCGGGACTGGTACCGGCGGATGTCCGACTCCGGGGAGCTGGTGCGGCCCCTCGACTGGGACGGGGACCTCGACACGGAGATCGAACGGGTCGTCTCCGGCGAGGTGAAGCTCTTCGAGGAGCTTGTCCTCGTGCCCGAGCGGGGGCGGTACGCCGTCGCCCGTAACCTCCTGTGCTCCCGCACCGAGCACGCCCATCGGGCCGCCCGGCTGGTGCCGGTCGTTCAGCCGAGGGTGGTGGGGTTGGTGCGGGAGCTGGCGGAGGCGGGTGTGTCGGTCAGATAA
- a CDS encoding response regulator transcription factor, translating to MGISGLCVVFDQDDDGIRAALRRLAEQGMVHLDDHGEPTVLSPDDSVGRLLDERLRKLVAEQQEVLSFGYSLIRQSLLRRPPGHIRADDKDDKDVCERAEELSLHARREVLTMQPDRLLTPQAILATRRVGVACLRRGVTVKALIHRRALEDEATATLFTDLIRHGAQVRLLDGEFKRVLIADRATALVRSSERDTPQNNTPSSTPPSTAPTSPNTPAPPSPVLVEQGALVGTLLSFFERCWSQALDAAPLLLSEHDPLDALHLKVLQAMARADKDEVGARELGISVRTYRGRVAELLRHLQAATRFQAALRAKELGLI from the coding sequence TTGGGCATATCCGGCCTGTGCGTCGTTTTTGACCAAGACGACGACGGCATCCGGGCAGCCCTGCGAAGACTCGCCGAGCAGGGCATGGTGCACCTGGACGACCACGGCGAACCGACCGTTCTCAGCCCCGACGACAGCGTCGGGCGACTCCTCGACGAACGGCTCAGGAAACTCGTCGCGGAGCAACAGGAAGTGCTGTCGTTCGGTTATTCACTGATCCGGCAGTCACTTCTCCGGCGTCCGCCCGGACACATTCGAGCCGACGACAAAGACGACAAAGACGTCTGTGAACGGGCCGAGGAACTTTCGCTCCACGCCCGCCGCGAAGTGCTGACGATGCAGCCGGACCGGCTCCTCACACCGCAGGCGATCCTCGCCACCCGCCGCGTCGGCGTGGCCTGCCTGCGCCGCGGGGTGACCGTGAAGGCCCTGATCCACAGACGGGCCCTGGAGGACGAGGCCACGGCCACGCTCTTCACCGACCTGATCCGGCACGGCGCACAGGTCCGGCTGCTGGACGGCGAGTTCAAGCGGGTGCTGATCGCCGACCGCGCGACCGCCCTCGTCCGGTCGTCCGAACGGGACACGCCGCAGAACAACACACCATCGAGCACACCGCCGAGCACCGCACCTACCTCACCGAACACACCCGCCCCACCCAGCCCCGTACTCGTGGAGCAGGGCGCCCTCGTCGGCACCCTCCTCTCCTTCTTCGAGCGCTGCTGGTCCCAGGCCCTCGACGCCGCGCCCCTGCTCCTCTCGGAGCACGACCCCCTGGACGCCCTGCACCTGAAGGTTCTCCAGGCCATGGCCCGCGCCGACAAGGACGAGGTCGGCGCCCGCGAACTCGGCATCTCCGTACGCACCTACCGGGGCCGGGTGGCGGAACTCCTGAGGCACCTCCAGGCCGCGACCCGCTTCCAGGCGGCCCTACGAGCCAAGGAACTTGGCCTTATCTGA